In Flavobacterium cerinum, one genomic interval encodes:
- a CDS encoding rhomboid family intramembrane serine protease: protein MMNITETVKQLIIINVIFFLGSLVVPAASTYLALWYFENPNFEYWQPLTHMFMHGGWMHIFFNMFALYSFGSALEHFWGGKKFLFFYISCGLGAALLHSGVNYYLYHEGLNTLVASGYPREQIIQVMAEGIYSPQWGDFMSKDTLNGFLQAYNAPAVGASGAIYGLLVAFAFMFPTAELALMFIPVPVKAKYFVPGLLLIDLYLGLSGRSIFGGPSGIAHFAHIGGAIVGFLMMWFWKKNQFNNNRWDRR, encoded by the coding sequence AAACAGTTAATTATTATTAACGTTATTTTTTTCCTGGGTTCTTTAGTTGTTCCCGCGGCTTCTACTTATTTGGCACTTTGGTATTTTGAAAATCCAAATTTCGAATATTGGCAACCGTTAACGCATATGTTTATGCACGGTGGCTGGATGCATATTTTCTTTAATATGTTTGCCTTGTATTCTTTCGGTTCGGCATTGGAACATTTCTGGGGCGGAAAAAAATTCCTGTTCTTTTATATTTCATGCGGACTGGGAGCTGCTTTACTGCATAGCGGTGTGAATTATTATTTATACCATGAAGGCTTGAATACACTTGTTGCTTCAGGATATCCGAGAGAGCAAATCATACAGGTTATGGCTGAAGGGATATACAGTCCGCAATGGGGCGATTTTATGTCGAAAGATACATTAAATGGTTTTCTTCAGGCCTATAATGCTCCTGCTGTTGGTGCTTCCGGTGCCATTTACGGACTTTTAGTTGCCTTTGCGTTTATGTTTCCGACAGCTGAATTAGCATTAATGTTTATTCCGGTTCCGGTTAAGGCAAAATATTTTGTTCCGGGTTTGTTACTAATTGACTTGTATTTGGGACTTTCAGGCCGTTCAATCTTTGGCGGACCAAGCGGAATTGCCCATTTTGCTCATATCGGTGGTGCTATTGTTGGTTTCCTGATGATGTGGTTCTGGAAGAAAAACCAGTTTAACAATAACCGTTGGGATCGTCGGTAA